Proteins from a single region of Sesamum indicum cultivar Zhongzhi No. 13 linkage group LG5, S_indicum_v1.0, whole genome shotgun sequence:
- the LOC105162192 gene encoding CSC1-like protein RXW8 (The sequence of the model RefSeq protein was modified relative to this genomic sequence to represent the inferred CDS: added 8 bases not found in genome assembly) — MNISALLTSAGINTGICVGAFSLYSVLRKQPNLVSVYFARKLVQEQSRHEDSFWFGRLIPSASWIVKAWEASEDELYAAGGVDAVVFLRMVVFSLRVFTVAAVICLFLVLPLNYFGTDMEHKLISNEPLSVFTIGNVKEGSKWLWAHCLALYIITCCACILLYYEYKNITKIRLAHIAASVSHPSYFTVIVRGIPWVQDESYSDTVAKFFTEFYASSYLSHQMVYQSGAVQKLMSDAEKMYKMLKSTHTEKCCVPRLMRCGFCGGTATSFKMLSNEAKTPKEESCFDGVDVKKKECRTALVFFRTRYAALLVSETLQSPNPLSWVTNAAPEPSDIYWANLCVPHQIFWIRKIIVLVASMLFVIFFLIPVVFTQGLVHLDKLQRIFPFLKDIGRRKVLVQLITGYLPSVVFVIFLYLVPPVMMFFSTIEGAISRGARKRSTSIKFVCFLIWNVFFANILTEAAIDHYQFTFTKLGDARNIPNLLAKAVPATATYFMTYVLASGWASLSCEIIQPFPLLCNLFYRYILRNMDDSSYGAYTFPYHTEVPRVLLFGVLGFTCSTIAPLILPFLLVYFFLAYLVYRNQILNVYITEYDTGGLYWPIVHNTTIFSLVLTQIIALGVFGIKESPIASSFTIPLIISTLLFNEYCGQRFLPTFQKIPTKIIIEMDRKDEHCEEEMHQKLQSSYCQFRSRNLNLHNTPECSSKPQSVLGSAEMGDAARVEDLENSTRKG; from the exons ATGAACATATCTGCTCTTTTGACTTCTGCTGGTATCAATACTGGCATATGTGTGGGGGCTTTTTCTTTGTACTCTGTCTTAAGAAAACAACCCAACCTTGTGAGCGTGTACTTTGCCCGGAAGCTTGTTCAAGAGCAATCAAGACATGAAGATTCCTTTTGGTTTGGAAGGCTTATTCCTTCCGCTAGTTGGATAGTGAAGGCATGGGAAGCATCCGAAGACGAATTATATGCCGCTGGCGGTGTGGATGCTGTGGTATTTCTACGTATGGTTGTCTTCAG TCTCAGAGTATTCACTGTTGCTGCCGTAATATGCTTGTTTCTTGTTCTTCctcttaattattttgggaCCGATATGGAGCATAAGCTAATTTCAAATGAACCATTGTCTGTGTTCACGATTGGCAATGTCAAGGAGGGATCAAAATG GCTTTGGGCCCATTGTCTTGCATTATACATAATAACTTGCTGCGCGTGTATCCTACTTTATTAT GAATACAAGAACATAACGAAGATCAGATTGGCGCATATTGCTGCATCCGTTTCCCACCCCAGTTATTTTACAGTAATTGTTCGTGGCATTCCTTGGGTTCAGGATGAATCATATAGTGACACCGTCGCAAAATTCTTTACGGAGTTCTACGCCTCAAGCTATTTATCTCACCAAATGGTTTATCAGTCTGGAGCAGTCCAGAAATTGATG AGTGATGCTGAGAAGATGTATAAGATGCTGAAGTCTACACACACGGAGAAATGTTGTGTACCACGATTAATGAGATGTGGCTTTTGTGGAGGCACTGCAACATCTTTTAAGATGCTTTCTAATGAGGCCAAAACTCCTAAGGAAGAAAGTTGCTTTGATGGTGTGGACGTGAAGAAAAAG AACTGCTTTGGTTTTCTTCAGGACTCGTTATGCTGCATTGCTTGTCTCAGAGACTCTTCAATCACCAAATCCCCTGTCATGGGTGACAAATGCTGCTCCAGAACCAAGTGATATATATTGGGCAAATTTATGTGTACCACATCAAATCTTTTGGATCCGGAAAATTATCGTTCTTGTGGCCTCTATGCTTTTTGTGATCTTCTTCCTTATCCCTGTGGTGTTTACACAAGGGCTTGTTCATCTGGATAAACTACAAAGGATATTTCCGTTCTTGAAGGATATTGGACGAAG GAAGGTTTTAGTACAGCTGATCACTGGATATCTGCCTAGTGTTGTTTTCGttatctttttgtatttggTCCCACCAGTGATGATGTTTTTCTCCACGATAGAAGGCGCCATATCACGTGGTGCCAGGAAAAGAAGTACAtccattaaatttgtttgctTTCTTATATGGAATGTATTCTTTGCCAATATTCTCACAGAGGCTGCTATCGACCATTATCAATTTACATTCACAAAGTTGGGGGATGCAAGAAATATACCAAATTTGCTTGCCAAAGCAGTGCCAGCGACG GCCACCTACTTCATGACTTATGTTCTCGCATCAGGCTGGGCAAGTTTGTCCTGTGAAATCATTCAGCCATTTCCTCTTCTCTGCAACTTATTTTATAGATACATTCTTCGAAATATGGATGATTCATCTTACGGCGCATATACCTTTCCGTACCATACAGAAGTTCCGAGAGTCCTTCTGTTTGGGGTGCTGGGCTTCACTTGTTCCACAATAGCACCACTAATATTGCCCTTCTTACTGGTTTACTTTTTCCTTGCTTATCTAGTTTACCGCAATCAG ATACTGAATGTATATATCACAGAGTATGATACTGGGGGACTATATTGGCCTATTGTTCACAACACAACAATATTCTCATTGGTGCTGACCCAAATAATTGCTTTGGGAGTTTTTGGAATCAAAGAATCACCGATTGCGTCAAGTTTCACTATTCCACTAATCATTTCTACGCTCCTCTTCAATGAGTATTGCGGTCAAAGATTTCTCCCAACCTTCCAAAAGATCCCAACAAAG ATTATCATTGAAATGGACCGTAAAGATGAGCATTGCGAGGAAGAAATGCATCAGAAATTGCAATCCTCTTATTGTCAGTTCAGATCCAGGAATCTCAATCTACATAACACCCCAGAATGTAGTAGTAAGCCTCAGTCTGTACTGGGCAGCGCTGAGATGGGGGATGCTGCCAGGGTGGAAGATCTGGAGAACAGTACAA GAAAGGGATGA